One stretch of Pieris brassicae chromosome 8, ilPieBrab1.1, whole genome shotgun sequence DNA includes these proteins:
- the LOC123713621 gene encoding uncharacterized protein LOC123713621 isoform X1, translating to MRIYLLAMFCVNAQVYSARVLTLDTKEQVIDTPISDENIILADSLNQNGSNLGDLMEIINEENIPINNQIGGVLETYLKPISKLSELFPNQQVEVQLEIDGSNYVPKQYLRQSETTMLPSSSSSITTPTVPRSSTNSAVNDRPVYMSDLKKVFDDFEKKHIKLHDDVKQVPFVNIKQTVGNLNDLLGLLKKGVQVEKSIGKPTGKNVSWFQIKIPRN from the exons ATGAGAATTTATTTGCTGGCAATGTTTTGTGTCAACGCGCAGGTGTACAGTGCGCGAG TTCTAACATTGGACACGAAAGAACAAGTCATTGACACTCCAATTTCTGATGAAAACATAATTCTGGCGGATAGTCTGAATCAAAATGGAAGTAATCTTGGTGATTTAATGGAGATTATTAATGAAG aaaatattccgataaataatcaaatcggGGGAGTTTTGGAGACCTATTTAAAACCAATAAGCAAGCTTTCAG AACTATTTCCTAATCAACAAGTTGAAGTACAGTTAGAAATTGATGGCTCAAATTATGTACCAAAGCAGTATCTACGCCAGA GTGAGACCACTATGTTGCCGTCGAGCTCTTCAAGTATAACCACTCCTACGGTACCACGGTCTTCAACGAATTCAG ctGTCAACGATAGACCCGTGTACATGAGCGATTTAAAGAAAGTTTTTGATGACTTTGAGAAAAAACatataa AGTTACATGATGACGTCAAGCAGGTGCCTTTCGTTAACATCAAACAAACGGTGGGGAACCTAAATGATTTATTGGGATTACTAAAAAAAG GTGTTCAAGTGGAAAAGAGTATTGGAAAACCAACCGGCAAAAATGTGAGCtggtttcaaataaaaataccaagaaattaa
- the LOC123713621 gene encoding uncharacterized protein LOC123713621 isoform X2 codes for MCAFLYCLTYIILFKKCICGYRFQNIPINNQIGGVLETYLKPISKLSELFPNQQVEVQLEIDGSNYVPKQYLRQSETTMLPSSSSSITTPTVPRSSTNSAVNDRPVYMSDLKKVFDDFEKKHIKLHDDVKQVPFVNIKQTVGNLNDLLGLLKKGVQVEKSIGKPTGKNVSWFQIKIPRN; via the exons ATGTGTGCATTTCTATATTGtttgacatatattattttatttaaaaaatgtatttgtggGTACCGGTTTC aaaatattccgataaataatcaaatcggGGGAGTTTTGGAGACCTATTTAAAACCAATAAGCAAGCTTTCAG AACTATTTCCTAATCAACAAGTTGAAGTACAGTTAGAAATTGATGGCTCAAATTATGTACCAAAGCAGTATCTACGCCAGA GTGAGACCACTATGTTGCCGTCGAGCTCTTCAAGTATAACCACTCCTACGGTACCACGGTCTTCAACGAATTCAG ctGTCAACGATAGACCCGTGTACATGAGCGATTTAAAGAAAGTTTTTGATGACTTTGAGAAAAAACatataa AGTTACATGATGACGTCAAGCAGGTGCCTTTCGTTAACATCAAACAAACGGTGGGGAACCTAAATGATTTATTGGGATTACTAAAAAAAG GTGTTCAAGTGGAAAAGAGTATTGGAAAACCAACCGGCAAAAATGTGAGCtggtttcaaataaaaataccaagaaattaa